The Streptococcus gwangjuense nucleotide sequence AGAATTTAAAGAGGTTTACGGGAGTGTAACTGTACAGTTTGGTTCGGTAGATACGCTTGTCACAGAAGTTGACGGAGATGTAAAACAATATCCTGCAGGGATTGCTCATTTTCTTGAACATAAATTATTTGAGAGAGAAGATGCTAGCGACTTGATGTCGGCTTTTACGAGTCTAGGTGCAGATAGCAATGCCTTTACAAGCTTTACAAAAACAAGCTATCTTTTTTCAGCAACGGATCATTTTTTAGAAAATTTAGATTTACTTGATGAATTGGTAACATCAGCACATTTTACTGAAGGTTCCATTTTAAGAGAGCAGGATATTATCCAGCAAGAACGAGAAATGTATCAAGATGATCCAGATTCGTGTTTATTCTTTTCAACTTTAGCGAATTTGTATCCTGGTACACCTTTAGCAATTGATATAGTTGGAAGTGAGGAGTCAATTTCCCAAATCAATCTAACTAATTTGCAAGAAAATTTTACAATGTTTTACAAACCTGTAAATATGTCTCTGTTTTTAGTTGGCAATTTTGATGTGGATCAGGTACAGGATTATTTTGAAAGAAAAGAACTGGAAGATTTAGATGTTCAGGAACTAGCAAGAGAAAAGTTTGTTTTACAATCTATAAAGCAAACAGACAGCATGAGGATGGAAGTATCTTCTCCCAAACTAGCGATTGGTGTTAGAGGTAAACAAGAAGTTGCCGAAGCGGATTGCTATCGACATCATATTTTATTAAAATTATTGTTTGCAATGATGTTTGGTTGGACTTCGGATCGTTTTCAGAAATTATATGAATCAGGTAAAATTGACGCATCCTTCTCTTTGGAAGTTGAAGTAACAAGTCGCTTTCATTTTGTCATGTTGACAATGGATACAAAAGAGCCAGTTGCTTTATCTCATCAGTTTAGGAAGGCTATTCGTAATTTTACAAAGGATTTAGATATTACAGAGGATCATTTAGATATTATCAAAAGAGAGATGTTTGGAGAATTTTTCAGTAGCATGAACTCTCTTGAATTTATTGCAACGCAATATGATGCTTTTGAAAATGGTGAGACAATTTTTGATTTTCCGAAAATTTTACAGGAAATTACTTTGGAGGATGTCCTTGATGCTGGACATCATTTAATAGAGGATGGTGATATAGTTGATTTTACAATATTCCCATCGTAGTAACCTATCATAATCGATACTAGAAAGAAGGAATGACAAGTATGAGGAAAAAAACAATTGGTGAGGTTTTACGTTTAGCTAGAACCAACCAAGGGTTGACTTTAGAAGAATTACACAAAAAAACAGAAATTCAGTTGGATATGTTGGAAGCGATGGAAGCTGATGATTTTGATCAACTTCCTAGTCCATTTTATACTCGTTCTTTTCTGAGAAAGTATGCGTGGGCAGTTGAACTAGATGAGCGAATTGTCTTGGATGCTTATGATTCTGGGAGCATGATTACTTATGAAGAAGTAGATGTTGATGAAGACGAGTTGACAGGCAGGAGACGTTCCAGTAAGAAAAATAAGGCATCATTTTTACCTTTATTTTATTTTATACTCTTTGCCCTATCGATTGTCATTTTTGTGACTTATTATGTTTGGAACTATATTCAAAATCAACCTGAGCGTTCATTTGCGTCTAGTTACAGTGTAGTCCAAGCAACAAGTTCGACTAGTTCTGTAACTCCATCTTCAAGTAGTAGTTCATCAAGTAGCTCTTCGAATATTGAACCAGTTATAAGTGTATCAGGTGAAGGAAATTATGTAGAAATCGCTTATAAAACAAGTAAGGAAACTGCAAAATTGCAATTATCGGTTTCAGATGCTAGAAGTTGGGTTAGTGTTTCAGAAAGTGAGCTTGAGGGTGGTGTGACCTTATCACCGGATAATAAAAGTGCAGAAACAACAGTTTCAACAAAAAATCCTGTGACCATTACTTTAGGTGTTGTCAAAGGTGTTGCTTTAACAGTAGATAATCAGACTGTTGATTTATCGAACTTAACAGCACAAACTGGACAAATCACTGTAACCTTTACTAGAAATTAAGGAAAAACGAATGAAAAAAGAACAAATTCCCAATCTCTTAACAATAGGTCGAATTCTCTTTATACCTATTTTTATCTTTATTTTAACGATAGGAAATTCGATAGAGAGTCATATAGTAGCAGCTATTATCTTTGCTATTGCCAGTATTACCGATTATTTAGATGGATATTTAGCTCGTAAATGGAATGTGGTCAGTAATTTTGGTAAATTTGCAGATCCTATGGCGGATAAGTTACTAGTTATGTCGGCTTTTATTATGCTGATTGAGTTAGGTATGGCTCCGGCTTGGATTGTTGCAGTGATTATCTGTCGTGAGTTGGCTGTGACAGGTTTAAGGCTTTTATTGGTTGAAACTGGTGGGACGGTTTTAGCAGCAGCAATGCCTGGAAAAATTAAAACTTTCAGTCAGATGTTTGCCATTATTTTCTTGCTATTACATTGGACTTTGCTTGGTCAAGTTCTACTTTATGTAGCCTTGTTTTTCACTATCTACTCTGGCTATGATTATTTCAAGGGTAGTGCCTATGTATTTAAAGGGACATTTGGTTCGAAATGAAATCAATAATTGATGTAAAAAATCTTTCTTTTCGCTATAAGGAAAGTCAGGAATACTATGATGTGAAGGATATTACGTTTCACGTGAAACGTGGAGAATGGCTTTCGATTGTAGGGCATAATGGTAGTGGTAAATCAACGACTGTCCGATTAATTGATGGCTTACTGGAAGCGGAATCTGGAGAGATTGTAATTGATGGCCAACGTTTGACTGAGGAAAATGTTTGGAATATACGTCGTCAAATCGGTATGGTTTTTCAAAATCCAGACAATCAATTTGTTGGAGCGACTGTTGAAGATGATGTAGCCTTTGGTTTGGAAAATCAGGGACTTTCTCGTCAAGAAATGAAAAAAAGAGTGGAAGAAGCTCTGGATTTGGTTGGCATGTTGGACTTTAAAAAGAGAGAGCCAGCTCGTCTGTCAGGTGGCCAAAAGCAACGTGTGGCCATTGCAGGTGTTGTAGCCCTAAGACCAGCTATTTTAATCCTAGATGAAGCAACGAGTATGTTGGATCCTGAGGGACGTAGAGAACTGATTGAGACAGTAAAAGGAATTCGAAAAGACTATGATATGACGGTCATTTCCATTACACATGATTTGGAAGAAGTTGCCATGAGTGATCGTGTATTGGTCATGAAAAAAGGGGAAATTGAATCAACTAGTAGTCCAAGGGAACTTTTTTCTCGAAATGATTTAGATCAAATTGGATTAGATGATCCTTTTGCCAATCAATTAAAACATTCTTTGAGCCAGAATGGCTATGATTTACCTGAAAATTATTTGACAGAAAGTGAGCTAGAGGATAAGCTATGGGAATTGCTCTAGAAAATGTGAGTTTTACGTATCAAGAAGGGACTCCCTTAGCTTCAACAGCTTTGTCAGATGTTTCTTTGACGATTGAAGATGGTTCTTATACGGCTTTAATTGGCCACACAGGTAGTGGCAAATCAACTATTTTACAACTTTTAGATGGTTTATTGGTTCCAAGTCAAGGGAGTGTGCGGGTTTTTGATACCTTAATCACATCGACTTCTAAAAATAAAGACATTCGTCAAATTAGAAAACAGGTTGGCTTGGTATTTCAGTTTGCTGAAAATCAGATCTTTGAAGAAACGGTTTTGAAGGATGTTGCTTTTGGACCGCAAAATTTTGGAGTTTCTGAAGAAGATGCGGAGCAGATTGCGCGTGAGAAACTGGCTTTGGTTGGAATTGATGAATCACTTTTTAATCGTAGTCCGTTTGAGCTATCAGGTGGACAAATGAGACGTGTGGCCATTGCAGGTATACTTGCCATGGAACCAGCCATATTAGTCTTAGATGAACCCACAGCAGGCCTAGATCCCCTGGGAAGAAAAGAGCTGATGAATTTGTTCAAAAAACTCCACCAGTCAGGGATGACCATTGTCTTAGTAACACATTTGATGGATGATGTTGCTGAATATGCGAACCAGGTATATGTGATGGAAAAGGGACGTTTAGTTAAGTTTGGTAAACCTAGTGATGTCTTTCAAGATGTTGTTTTTATGGAAGAAGTGCTGTTGGGAGTACCTAAAATTACGGCCTTTTGTAAACGATTAGCTGATAGAGGCGTGTCATTTAAACGATTACCGATTAAGATAGAGGAGTTCAAGGAGTCGCTAAATGGATAGTATGATTTTGGGGCGTTATATCCCAGGGGATTCAATTGTTCACCGATTGGATCCACGTAGCAAATTGCTTACTATGATGCTACTGATTTTGATCGTTTTTTGGGCTAATAATCCCTTAACGAATCTAATTCTTTTTATAGCGACAGGGATTTTTATTGCCTTGTCAGGAGTATCTCTTTCATTTTTTATTCAGGGCTTGAAGTCTATGTTTTTCTTGATTGCCTTCACAACTATTTTTCAACTGTTTTTCATTTCTAATGGGAATGTTTTATTTGAGTTTTCATTTGTGAGAATCACAGATTATGCTTTGCAACAAGCTGGAATTATTTTTTGTCGCTTTGTATTGATTATTTTCTTTTCAACTTTGTTAACTTTAACTACCATGCCTTTAAGTTTGGCATCAGCTGTTGAAGCTTTATTAGCACCTTTAAAGCGTGTGAAAGTTCCAGTTCATGAAATTGGCTTAATGCTATCTATGAGTTTGCGTTTTGTTCCGACCTTAATGGATGATACGACGCGGATTATGAATGCACAGAAAGCGCGTGGAGTGGATTTTGGTGAAGGAAGCATTGTTCAAAAGGTGAAGGCTATGATTCCCATTTTGATTCCTCTTTTTGCGACAAGTTTAAAACGTGCAGATTCCTTGGCTATTGCTATGGAAGCGCGTGGTTATCAGGGGGGGAAAGGCAGAAGTCAATATCGACAACTGAAATGGACACGAAAGGATACGCTGACCATTCTTGTTATTATCGTACTTGGTTGTTGCTTATTTTTCTTAAAATCTTAGTAGCTTTCAGGAATTCATAAAAAATTACTGTAACAGTTTTTGATATAAAGGTAGGGATATGAACCGTTTTAAAAAATCAAAATATGTCATTATTGTTTTTGTCATTGTTCTGCTTGTGTCAGCTCTCTTAGCGACGACTTATTCAAGTACAATTGTGACAAAATTAGGAGATGGAATCTCATTGGTTGATAGAGTTGTACAAAAACCTTTTCAGTGGTTTGATTCTGCCAAATCAGATTTGGCTCATTTGACACGAACATATAATGAAAATGAAAGTTTGAAGAAACAGATTTATCAATTAGAAGTTAAATCAAATGAGGCGGAAAGTTTAAAGACCGAAAATGAACAACTGCGCCAATTGCTTGATATGAAGTCCAAGTTGCAAGCCACAAAGACTTTGGCAGCAGATGTTATTATGCGTTCTCCGGTATCTTGGAAGCAGGAATTGACCCTGGATGCAGGCAAATCAAAAGGGGCTTCTGAGAATATGTTAGCCATTGCAAATGGTGGTTTGATTGGGAGTGTTTCAAAAGTGGAGGACAACTCTACTATGGTCAACCTTCTGACAAATACGGAAAATGCTGATAAGATTTCTGTTAAAATTCAACATGGTTCTACTACAATTTATGGGATTATTGTTGGCTATGACAAGGAAAATGAAGTTCTCAAAATTAGTCAATTAAATAGTAGTGGCGATATTAGTGCAGGAGATAAGGTGACCACTGGTGGATTAGGAAACTTTAATGTTGCTGATATTCCTGTTGGTGAAGTGGTTGCTACAACGCATAGTACGGACTATTTGACACGAGAAGTAACTGTTAAATTGAGTGCAGATACTCATAATGTGAGTGTGATAGAATTAGTGGGGAATTCATAATGAGACAGCTGAAGCGGGTTGGAGTGTTTTTATTGCTTCCTTTCTTTGTTCTAATTGATGCCCATATTAGCCAGCTTTTGGGCTCATTATTTCCCCACGTGCAGTTAGCTAGTCATTTTCTATTTTTGTTTCTCTTATTTGAGACGATTGAAGTATCAGAGTATCTCTATTTAGCCTATTGTTTTGTAGTGGGTTTGGTTTATGACATTTACTTTTTCCACTTGATAGGGATTGCGACTCTGTTATTTGTCCTGTTGGGGGCATTTCTCCATAAATTTAATAGTGTTATTTTATTGAATCGTTGGACGAGAATGCTGGCAATTATTGTCATGACTTTTCTATTTGAGATGGGAGCTTATATACTTGCAATAGTGGTAGGTTTAACTGTGGATAGTATGTCTTTGTTTATAGTCTATAGTTTAGTACCATCAATGATTTTGAACCTTATATGGATGATTACTTTTCAGTTTATTTTTGAAAAATTTTACCTATAAGAAAGAAATAAAAATGTAACAAAGGCGTAATATTCATTAGGCCTTTTTTTGGTATACTAGTAATGTCTTTAAAAGAAGGAGTATCTACGAAATATGAAGAAAAAAATCTTAGCGTCACTTTTACTAAGTACAGTAATGGTTTCTCAAGCAGCTGTTTTAACAACTGCGCATGCAGAAACTACTGATGACAAAATTGCTGCTCAAGATAATAAAATTAGCAACTTAACAGCACAACAACAAGAAGCCCAAAAACAAGTTGATCAAGTTCAGGAGCAAGTATCTGCTATTCAAACAGAGCAATCAAACTTGCAATCTGAAAATGATAGACTACAAGAAGAATCTAAAAAGCTTGAGGGTGAAATTACAGAACTTTCTAAGAATATTGTATCTCGCAATGATTCATTACAAAAACAAGCTCGTAGTGCTCAAACAAATGGAGCTGCAACAAATTACATTAATACAATTGTAAACTCAAAATCAATTACAGAAGCTATTTCACGTGTTGCTGCAATGAGTGAAATCGTATCTGCAAACAACAAAATGTTGGAACAACAAAAAGCAGATAAAAAAGCTATTTCTGAAAAACAAGTAGCAAATAATGATGCAATTAATACAGTTATTGCAAATCAGCAAAAACTAGCTGATGATGCTCAATCATTAACTACAAAACAAGCTGAGTTGAAAGCTGCAGAATTGAATCTTGCTGCTGAAAAGGCTACTGCAGAGGATGAAAAAGCAAGTTTACTTGAGAAAAAAGCTGCAGCAGAAGCAGAAGCTAAAGCAGCTGCAGAAGCAGAAGCAGCTTATAAAGCTAAACAAGCAAGTCAACAACAAAAAGTCGTTGCTTCTGGGAATACAACTTTTACAGCAGAAGTTCAAGCAGTATCAACTACTTCTTCGTCATCTAGTTCGTCTGAATCATCTTCAAGTAGTGCTTCAGCGGAATCAACAAGCTATACTCCTGCACCAGTGAAACAACATCCGACATACAGTACAAATGCATCAAGCTATCCTGTAGGTCAATGTACATGGGGAGTAAAAACTTTAGCACCATGGGCTGGTGATTACTGGGGTAATGGCGGTCAATGGGCTGCAAGTGCAGCAGCTGCAGGTTTCCGTACAGGTTCTACACCACAAGTTGGCGCGATTGCATGTTGGGATGATGGAGGATACGGTCACGTAGCAGTTGTTACAGCAGTTGAATCATCAACTCGTATTCAAGTTTCTGAGTGTAACTATGATGGAAGTGGAACTCAACCAATCGGAAATTATCGTGGATGGTTTAATCCGACAGCATCAAGAGGTACTGTAAGATACATTTATCCAAACTAATATACTGATTATTACTATACAAAGGGTGAGATCTTATTAATCTCACCCTTTGTATAGTGCTGGAAAAATTAATTTCATTATATAATTACTTGAATTTATTTTCTATTTTTATAATTATTTAATTAAAGTAAAATGAAATGTAGAGATTTAGTACGAGTGTAGCATGTTAATAAAAAATGGTTTCTAAGGGAGTCGGTGTTGAAGTTATGTTTAGGTATAAAATAAATGTTGATGCTAAAGAGTGGGATTTATTTTTAGAAAATCATCCTCAAGGAAATTTATTGCAGAGTAGTGATTGGTCCAAGATAAAGGATACTTGGGGGAACGAGAGAGTTGGCTTTTATAAAGATAATCAATTAGTTGGAGTAGCAAATATCTTAATTCAGCCGCTACCATTAGGACTTTCTATGTTTTATATTCCACGAGGTCCAGTAATTGACTATGAAGATAAAGAACTTCTAAAATTTGTTCTTTTAACGTTGAAAAAACTTGCTAAAAAAAGCCATGCAATAATGGTTAAATTTGACCCAAGTTTATTTATAAGTAGAGGTCTTATTGACCAAGAAACTGTCCAAAATTCTATGACTTTAGCAATTGTCGAAGAACTGAAAAAAAATAAAGTTTATTGGACAGGCTTAACAAAGGATATGGCAGAAAATATACAACCACGTTTTCAAGCTAATATTCATAAAGAAAATTTCTCACTGGATCAACTTTCTAAGTCTACTAGACAGGCCATCCGAACTGCAAGAAATAAAGGATTAGAAGTAAAATTTGGTGGACTTGATTTATTAGATGAATTTTCATTTTTAATGAAGAAAACAGAGTCTCGCAAGAATATCAGTTTACGAGGCAAAGATTATTATCAGAAGTTACTGGATACTTATCCTGATCACTCCTTTATCACACTGAGCTATTTAGATCTACCTAATAGACTGAAAGAAGTTGAGCAACAATTCGAAAAGAATCTAAAAACAGAGCAGAAGTTTACAGATAAAACGAAAGAAGGTAAAATAAAAGAGAATCAGCAAGAGAGAAAACGATTAAAGGAAGAAATTTCTTTTCTTAAGAACCATATTGACAGAGGGGATAGTATTGTCCCATTGTCTGGTACTTTAACTATCGAATTTGGGAAAACTTCTGAGAACTTATATGCTGGAATGAATGAAGAATTTAGACACTATCAACCTGCTATTCCTACATGGTTTGAGACAGCACAACATTCTTTTGAACGAGGGGCTGAGACTCATAATATGGGTGGAATTGAAAACAATTTAGAGGGTGGGTTAATTAGCTTTAAATCCAAGTTTAATCCTACTATCGAGGAATTTGCTGGTGAGTTTAATTATCCAACTAGTTCATTATATTTTTTGTTTAATCTAGCTTATAAAATTCGTAAGAAACTTAGAAGTAGATAAGACAAACTAATTATTTTGCCACTATATTAAATTTAAAAAAATTTAGCTATTAGAGCATCCCAGCAGTATATGTTGGAAAGTTAGCAGAAATTACCTACTTTAAAAATCTACTAAAATGACTTGAAAATATTAAAAAAGTATGGTAAAATGAAACTTGTCGTGTGAACGATAATACTCATTCTTGATGAATTGTGAAACAGTTGCCCTTGGGTCGTTTTGCGAGTTGAAGTCAAGAAGAGGAAAAAAACAAAAAGGAGAAATACTCATGGCAGTAATTTCAATGAAACAACTTCTTGAGGCTGGTGTACACTTTGGTCACCAAACTCGTCGCTGGAACCCTAAGATGGCTAAGTACATCTTCACCGAACGTAACGGAATTCACGTTATCGACTTGCAACAAACTGTAAAATACGCTGACCAAGCTTACGATTTCATGCGTGATGCAGCAGCTAACGATGCAGTTGTATTGTTTGTTGGTACTAAGAAACAAGCAGCTGATGCAGTTGCTGAAGAAGCAGTACGTTCAGGTCAATACTTTATTAACCACCGTTGGTTGGGTGGAACTCTTACAAACTGGGGAACAATCCAAAAACGTATCGCTCGTTTGAAAGAAATCAAACGTATGGAAGAAGATGGAACTTTCGAAGTTCTTCCTAAGAAAGAAGTTGCACTTCTTAACAAACAACGTGCACGTCTTGAAAAATTCTTGGGTGGTATCGAAGATATGCCTCGTATCCCAGATGTTATGTACGTAGTTGACCCACATAAAGAGCAAATTGCTGTTAAAGAAGCTAAGAAATTGGGAATCCCAGTTGTAGCGATGGTTGACACAAACACTGATCCAGATGATATCGATGTAATCATCCCAGCTAACGATGATGCTATCCGCGCTGTTAAATTGATCACAGCTAAATTGGCTGACGCTATCATTGAAGGACGTCAAGGTGAAGATGCAGTAGCAGTTGAAGCAGAATTTGTAGCTTCAGAAGCTCAAGCAGATTCAATCGAAGAAATCGTTGAAGTTGTAGAAGGCGACAACGCTTAATTTATATAAATAGTAATTACCTAGGAGGGCGGGGCTTAGCCCGGCTCTCCTATTTTTAAAAATATAGGAGAATAAAAATGGCAGAAATTACAGCTAAACTTGTAAAAGAGTTGCGTGAAAAATCTGGTGCCGGTGTTATGGACGCTAAAAAAGCGCTTGTAGAAACAGACGGTGACATCGAAAAAGCGATTGAATTGCTTCGTGAAAAAGGTATGGCTAAGGCAGCTAAGAAAGCTGACCGTGTTGCTGCAGAAGGTTTGACTGGTGTTTATGTTAACGGTAATGTTGCAGCGGTTATTGAAGTAAACGCTGAAACTGACTTCGTTGCGAAAAACGCTCAATTCGTTGAATTGGTAAATACTACAGCTAAAGTTATTGCTGAAGGAAAACCTGCAAATAATGAAGAAGCACTTGCTTTGACAATGCCTTCAGGTGAAACTCTTGAAGCTGCATACGTATCTGCAACAGCAACTATCGGAGAAAAAATCTCATTCCGTCGCTTTGCATTGATTGAAAAAACAGATGCACAACACTTTGGAGCTTACCAACATAACGGTGGACGTATCGGTGTTATTTCAGTTGTTGAAGGTGGAGATGAAGCGCTTGCTAAACAATTGTCAATGCACATCGCAGCGATGAAACCAACAGTTCTTTCTTACAAAGAATTGGATGAGCAATTCGTTAAAGATGAGTTGGCACAATTGAACCACGTTATCGACCAAGATAACGAAAGTCGTGCAATGGTTAACAAACCAGCTCTTCCACACTTGAAGTATGGATCGAAATCACAATTGACTGATGAAGTGATTGCCCAAGCTGAAGCTGACATCAAAGCTGAATTGGCTGCAGAAGGTAAACCAGAAAAAATCTGGGACAAAATCATCCCAGGTAAAATGGATCGCTTCATGCTTGACAACACTAAAGTTGACCAAGCTTACACACTTCTTGCACAAGTATACATCATGGATGACAGCAAGACAGTTGAAGCATATCTTGAATCAGTTAACGCTTCAGTAGTTGAGTTCGCTCGCTTTGAAGTTGGTGAAGGTATCGAAAAAGCTGCAAACGACTTCGAAGCTGAAGTTGCAGCTACAATGGCAGCAGCCTTGAATAACTAATAATAAAAAGGAAGGAAGCTAAATTGCTTCCTTTTTTCTATGCAGTCAATCTTTATAGGGAGATGTTCCTACTTTTAAGGTATAAATAAAAAGCCCTATAATAAGGGCCAAGTGTATTTAGGAGACTACACTTCAAATTCATAGAGTGCTGTAGAGAGATAACGTTCACCGTTATCTGGTGCTAGAGCAAGGACTTTCTTACCTGTACCTAATTTCTTGGCAACTTCAATTGCTCCGTAGATAGCTGCAGCTGAAGAAATCCCTACAAGGAAACCTTCTTTTCCACCAATTTCACGGCCGAGTGCTAGAGCATCGTCTGACGTTACACGAACGATACCATCATAAGCCTTTGTATCCAGTGTATCAGGAATAAATCCAGCTGAGATACCTTGAATTTTGTGTGGTCCAGGTTTTTCACCAGATAGAATAGCAGATTCGTCTGCCTCTACTGCAAAAACTTGAATGTTAGAATTTGCTGATTTGAGTGCATGAGAAACACCAGAAATCGTTCCACCGGTACCCACTCCAGCAACAAAGGCATCTAGTCCATCTTTACCGAAAGCAGCTAGTATTTCAGCTCCTGTTGTTCTTTCGTGTACTTCTGGATTAGCTGGATTGTCAAATTGAAGAGGAAGGAAACCATCACGTTCAGCAGCGATTTCTTGAGCCTTAGCAATAGCACCTTTCATTCCCTCGCTTCCAGGAGTTAGGACGAGTTCAGCGCCATAAGCTTGGATAATCTTACGTCGCTCTACACTCATAGTTTCAGGCATAACGATGACGACTTTATACCCTTTAGCAGCACCTACCCATGAAAGTCCAATACCAGTGTTTCCACTTGTTGCTTCAACAATAGTAGAACCAGGTTTCAGAATACCGTCTTGTTCAGCTTTTTCAATCATGCTAAGAGCAATACGATCTTTTACAGAAGAACCAGGGTTGAATGCTTCAAGCTTTACATAGACGTCAGCAGCCCCTTCTGGCACGATGTTGTTGAGTTTAACAATCGGAGTTTGACCGATTAATTCAGTAATGTTGTTATAAATAGACATATGAATACCTCTTTGTATAAGATATTTCTAGTATAACGCTATCTATACCATTTGTAAAATATAGAAATCCTATCGAAGTGATAGGATTTTTTTATATCAAAGGTCTAAGCCGTTAATTTTCAAGCGATTGTGATAAGCTAATTCTAATAAATAGGTGTAAAGTGGAATGATATCCGTTTTCTTAGGGAATTCAAATTTATGAGCATTAAAATGCTCATTATGTGCTTTTAGAAAGACATTTTCTAAATAAGTAATAGTAATTTCACTATCATCTATACCTGCTCCAGCAGTTTCCATTTCAACGTTAACAATGTTCATCAAAAAGATTGATTTAATAGACATCTTACGACCGGTAGCACCTTGTTTATCTGTAAAGATAATACGTATATTTGTAAATATAATTGAGTCACGAATCAGTTTATATCCACTTTGAATTTCTTCATTTTCTAGTAGATATTGTCCATATTCTTTGATAAGAGTTTCTTTGTTTTGCTCGCTAAAGTTACCAGCGAGTCCTTGAATGAATTTACCAAATGCCATATTTTTCTCCTTTGTTTACACTAAGTTTACAGGAACTTCAACTTCTCGTAAACCTTGATCAGTTAAAGTGACTTTTCCATTAAAAAACTCTACAAGTGCAGCTTTAATATTTTCTTTTTCTTCTTTATCAACATAAATCATTGTATCGACTTGATCTGTAAAGTTTGTCTCAAGTTCCATGAGATCATGTTCCTTAAGGAAGTTACTGTACTCTTGGTACTGAGCGTAAGACATTTGAATAGCA carries:
- the pcsB gene encoding peptidoglycan hydrolase PcsB, producing the protein MKKKILASLLLSTVMVSQAAVLTTAHAETTDDKIAAQDNKISNLTAQQQEAQKQVDQVQEQVSAIQTEQSNLQSENDRLQEESKKLEGEITELSKNIVSRNDSLQKQARSAQTNGAATNYINTIVNSKSITEAISRVAAMSEIVSANNKMLEQQKADKKAISEKQVANNDAINTVIANQQKLADDAQSLTTKQAELKAAELNLAAEKATAEDEKASLLEKKAAAEAEAKAAAEAEAAYKAKQASQQQKVVASGNTTFTAEVQAVSTTSSSSSSSESSSSSASAESTSYTPAPVKQHPTYSTNASSYPVGQCTWGVKTLAPWAGDYWGNGGQWAASAAAAGFRTGSTPQVGAIACWDDGGYGHVAVVTAVESSTRIQVSECNYDGSGTQPIGNYRGWFNPTASRGTVRYIYPN
- a CDS encoding aminoacyltransferase, translated to MFRYKINVDAKEWDLFLENHPQGNLLQSSDWSKIKDTWGNERVGFYKDNQLVGVANILIQPLPLGLSMFYIPRGPVIDYEDKELLKFVLLTLKKLAKKSHAIMVKFDPSLFISRGLIDQETVQNSMTLAIVEELKKNKVYWTGLTKDMAENIQPRFQANIHKENFSLDQLSKSTRQAIRTARNKGLEVKFGGLDLLDEFSFLMKKTESRKNISLRGKDYYQKLLDTYPDHSFITLSYLDLPNRLKEVEQQFEKNLKTEQKFTDKTKEGKIKENQQERKRLKEEISFLKNHIDRGDSIVPLSGTLTIEFGKTSENLYAGMNEEFRHYQPAIPTWFETAQHSFERGAETHNMGGIENNLEGGLISFKSKFNPTIEEFAGEFNYPTSSLYFLFNLAYKIRKKLRSR
- the rpsB gene encoding 30S ribosomal protein S2; its protein translation is MAVISMKQLLEAGVHFGHQTRRWNPKMAKYIFTERNGIHVIDLQQTVKYADQAYDFMRDAAANDAVVLFVGTKKQAADAVAEEAVRSGQYFINHRWLGGTLTNWGTIQKRIARLKEIKRMEEDGTFEVLPKKEVALLNKQRARLEKFLGGIEDMPRIPDVMYVVDPHKEQIAVKEAKKLGIPVVAMVDTNTDPDDIDVIIPANDDAIRAVKLITAKLADAIIEGRQGEDAVAVEAEFVASEAQADSIEEIVEVVEGDNA
- the tsf gene encoding translation elongation factor Ts, producing the protein MAEITAKLVKELREKSGAGVMDAKKALVETDGDIEKAIELLREKGMAKAAKKADRVAAEGLTGVYVNGNVAAVIEVNAETDFVAKNAQFVELVNTTAKVIAEGKPANNEEALALTMPSGETLEAAYVSATATIGEKISFRRFALIEKTDAQHFGAYQHNGGRIGVISVVEGGDEALAKQLSMHIAAMKPTVLSYKELDEQFVKDELAQLNHVIDQDNESRAMVNKPALPHLKYGSKSQLTDEVIAQAEADIKAELAAEGKPEKIWDKIIPGKMDRFMLDNTKVDQAYTLLAQVYIMDDSKTVEAYLESVNASVVEFARFEVGEGIEKAANDFEAEVAATMAAALNN
- the cysK gene encoding cysteine synthase A, with the protein product MSIYNNITELIGQTPIVKLNNIVPEGAADVYVKLEAFNPGSSVKDRIALSMIEKAEQDGILKPGSTIVEATSGNTGIGLSWVGAAKGYKVVIVMPETMSVERRKIIQAYGAELVLTPGSEGMKGAIAKAQEIAAERDGFLPLQFDNPANPEVHERTTGAEILAAFGKDGLDAFVAGVGTGGTISGVSHALKSANSNIQVFAVEADESAILSGEKPGPHKIQGISAGFIPDTLDTKAYDGIVRVTSDDALALGREIGGKEGFLVGISSAAAIYGAIEVAKKLGTGKKVLALAPDNGERYLSTALYEFEV
- a CDS encoding PH domain-containing protein produces the protein MAFGKFIQGLAGNFSEQNKETLIKEYGQYLLENEEIQSGYKLIRDSIIFTNIRIIFTDKQGATGRKMSIKSIFLMNIVNVEMETAGAGIDDSEITITYLENVFLKAHNEHFNAHKFEFPKKTDIIPLYTYLLELAYHNRLKINGLDL